Proteins from one Effusibacillus lacus genomic window:
- the secG gene encoding preprotein translocase subunit SecG encodes MVTFAKILLVIFSVLLIITVLLQSGRSAGLSGAITGGAEQMMGRKARGMDAVFAKITAGLAIGFILLSVWVAWLVTNQ; translated from the coding sequence ATGGTTACATTTGCAAAAATTTTACTGGTGATTTTCAGCGTACTCCTGATTATCACCGTGCTGCTGCAGTCCGGCAGAAGTGCGGGCCTGTCTGGCGCCATCACCGGCGGTGCGGAGCAAATGATGGGGCGCAAAGCTCGCGGGATGGATGCGGTTTTTGCAAAGATCACCGCTGGATTGGCGATCGGTTTTATCCTTTTGTCCGTCTGGGTAGCATGGCTTGTCACAAACCAGTAA
- the eno gene encoding phosphopyruvate hydratase: MSIIYDVRAREVLDSRGNPTVEVEVELESGSIGRAIVPSGASTGAYEAVELRDGDKGRYLGKGVLQAVDNVNDVIGPEIVGMDALDQVGIDKLMIDLDGTPNKGKLGANAILGVSMAVAHAAADFLGLPLYVYLGGFNARTLPVPMMNILNGGAHADNNVDIQEFMVMPVGAESFREALRIGAEVFHSLKAVLKEQGLNTAVGDEGGFAPNLKSNEEALKVIMTAIERAGYKPGEQVFLALDVASTEMYKDGKYHLEGEGVTRTSEEMVAWYEELTGKYPIISIEDGLSEDDWGGWKIMTQRLGSRVQLVGDDLFVTNTERLAKGIESGVGNSILVKVNQIGTLTETFEAIEMAKRAGYTAVISHRSGETEDVTIADIAVATNAGQIKTGAPSRTDRVAKYNQLLRIEDMLDYTSQYGGQKAFYNIKR; this comes from the coding sequence ATGAGTATCATTTATGACGTTCGTGCCAGAGAAGTATTGGATTCCCGTGGGAATCCGACGGTGGAAGTGGAAGTGGAACTGGAGAGCGGTTCTATCGGCCGTGCAATTGTTCCCTCCGGTGCATCGACAGGCGCCTACGAGGCGGTTGAGCTTAGAGACGGAGACAAAGGCCGTTACCTTGGCAAAGGGGTATTGCAAGCGGTTGATAATGTCAACGACGTTATTGGACCGGAGATAGTGGGAATGGATGCGTTGGATCAGGTGGGCATCGATAAACTGATGATTGACCTGGACGGAACTCCGAACAAAGGGAAGTTGGGTGCCAACGCCATCCTCGGCGTATCCATGGCTGTCGCTCACGCGGCGGCCGATTTCCTGGGGCTGCCTCTTTATGTATACCTTGGCGGATTTAATGCCAGAACCTTGCCCGTTCCCATGATGAATATTTTGAACGGTGGCGCTCATGCGGATAACAACGTGGACATCCAGGAGTTTATGGTGATGCCTGTGGGAGCGGAAAGCTTCAGGGAAGCGCTGCGGATTGGGGCTGAAGTTTTCCATTCTCTGAAAGCGGTCCTTAAAGAACAGGGGTTGAATACGGCTGTAGGTGACGAAGGCGGTTTCGCCCCCAACCTTAAGTCCAATGAAGAAGCGTTGAAAGTGATCATGACCGCCATTGAGCGTGCGGGCTACAAACCTGGCGAACAAGTGTTCCTTGCCCTGGATGTGGCTTCCACCGAAATGTACAAGGATGGCAAATATCATCTGGAAGGCGAGGGGGTAACCAGGACTTCCGAAGAAATGGTTGCCTGGTACGAAGAGTTGACCGGCAAATACCCGATCATCTCAATCGAAGACGGACTGTCGGAAGACGATTGGGGCGGCTGGAAAATCATGACCCAACGACTGGGTTCCAGAGTGCAGCTGGTGGGCGATGACCTGTTTGTGACCAACACCGAACGTCTTGCGAAGGGAATTGAATCGGGCGTGGGCAATTCCATTCTGGTAAAGGTCAACCAGATTGGCACCCTGACCGAGACTTTCGAAGCAATTGAAATGGCCAAACGGGCAGGCTACACAGCTGTAATTTCCCACCGCTCCGGCGAGACGGAAGATGTGACCATAGCCGACATTGCCGTTGCCACCAACGCCGGTCAGATCAAAACGGGAGCCCCGTCCCGGACAGACCGCGTGGCGAAGTACAACCAACTGCTGCGGATTGAAGACATGCTGGATTACACCAGCCAGTACGGTGGGCAAAAAGCGTTCTACAATATCAAGCGATAA
- a CDS encoding alpha/beta hydrolase codes for MSCCLILHGFTGSSHEVEPLANYLRSLGHEVHTPTLAGHGGTRKDMKQFGWQDWVQSAEEVLLRLLSQGKRVHVMGFSMGGLIAAHLAAKYPVRSLTMLSSPIYYVNRRQLVRTVAEAVQHRVKAFRDNPRIFRGKAHEDGGDPGAKDIQRYAMRIRITPLKAILNFQKLVRALKPDLKRVEVPTMIIQGEKEDLVQTRSAWYIYNAVRSKEKKIHFLGDSRHMICLGRDQAEVCRLVADFITGHGGKDDES; via the coding sequence ATGTCATGTTGCTTGATCCTCCATGGTTTTACAGGTTCGTCGCATGAAGTGGAGCCTCTGGCCAATTACTTGCGGTCACTCGGTCATGAAGTGCATACTCCAACACTGGCCGGCCATGGCGGGACCCGGAAGGATATGAAGCAATTCGGCTGGCAGGATTGGGTGCAGAGTGCCGAGGAGGTACTGTTGAGGCTGTTAAGTCAGGGAAAGCGGGTCCATGTCATGGGGTTTTCCATGGGCGGTTTAATCGCCGCTCATTTGGCGGCCAAGTATCCTGTGAGATCTCTTACGATGCTGTCTTCGCCCATTTACTATGTCAATCGGCGGCAGCTTGTCCGAACCGTTGCCGAAGCGGTTCAACACCGGGTAAAGGCATTCCGGGACAATCCGCGAATATTTCGAGGCAAAGCGCACGAGGACGGGGGCGACCCGGGCGCAAAAGATATCCAGCGCTACGCCATGCGGATCCGGATTACTCCGCTAAAAGCCATCCTGAACTTTCAGAAGCTGGTTCGGGCATTGAAGCCCGACCTGAAGCGGGTTGAGGTTCCCACGATGATTATCCAGGGGGAAAAGGAGGATCTTGTACAGACAAGAAGTGCCTGGTACATCTACAATGCCGTCCGGTCCAAGGAGAAAAAGATTCATTTTTTGGGGGATTCGAGGCATATGATCTGTCTGGGTCGCGATCAGGCGGAAGTTTGCCGGCTGGTGGCCGATTTTATAACGGGTCATGGGGGGAAAGACGATGAATCTTAA
- a CDS encoding alpha/beta hydrolase, giving the protein MNLKRPEPFEFNGGKTGVLLIHGFTGTPSELRPLGEYLAERGFTVKAPLLAGHGTTPEHMMKTGMKDWIKSAGDAYFDLKKQCKDVFVAGLSMGGSLSLHLAARLPVRGVIPMCAPIFLADRRARFTRWLTPFIKTTRNKAPYPEHIEPYMAGYTVTPVKCVPELLKLIRMVRKELDQVRAPALIMQAEQDLTVRPESAQYIYRHIGSAKKQFKQYPNSGHILIVDHDREQVFADIEAFLKEN; this is encoded by the coding sequence ATGAATCTTAAACGACCGGAACCGTTTGAATTCAATGGTGGAAAAACGGGTGTGCTGTTGATTCACGGCTTTACGGGCACACCGTCTGAACTGCGTCCACTGGGAGAATACCTGGCAGAAAGGGGGTTTACGGTGAAAGCCCCTCTCTTGGCCGGTCATGGAACAACACCGGAACATATGATGAAAACAGGTATGAAGGACTGGATCAAATCGGCCGGAGATGCCTATTTTGACCTCAAGAAGCAGTGTAAAGACGTGTTTGTTGCAGGCCTTTCCATGGGTGGGTCCTTGTCGCTTCATTTGGCAGCAAGGCTGCCGGTCAGAGGGGTTATCCCCATGTGTGCCCCCATCTTTCTTGCAGATCGAAGGGCCCGGTTCACCCGCTGGTTGACTCCGTTCATTAAGACAACCAGAAACAAGGCACCCTATCCGGAACACATTGAACCTTATATGGCGGGTTATACTGTGACACCTGTCAAGTGTGTGCCCGAACTGCTGAAATTGATCCGTATGGTTCGGAAAGAGTTGGATCAGGTTCGTGCCCCCGCCCTGATCATGCAGGCGGAACAGGATTTGACTGTTCGACCCGAAAGTGCCCAATATATATACCGTCACATTGGTTCTGCCAAGAAGCAGTTCAAACAATATCCCAATTCCGGGCATATCCTGATTGTCGACCATGACAGGGAACAGGTATTTGCGGATATAGAAGCGTTTTTAAAGGAAAACTAA